The proteins below are encoded in one region of Fibrella aestuarina BUZ 2:
- a CDS encoding trans-sulfuration enzyme family protein, whose protein sequence is MKKQTKAIRTQTQQTQYREHSTPLFLTSSFTFESAEQGKDLFEETIEGNIYSRFSNPNVTEFVDKVCMLEGAEEGIATATGMAAVFASMAGLLKSGDHIVACRALFGSAHQIITQILAKWGITHTYLDATATEAEWEAAIQANGERPAARMVYLETPSNPGLELVDLAMLGRLKAKYGFILNVDNCFATPILQTPLDFGADLSVHSATKYMDGQGRVLGGIVVGPKELIAPIRFFARHTGPSLSPFNAWTLSKSLETLELRMERHCSNALALAQALDQHPDVATVKYPFLPSHPQYELAKAQMNAGGAIVTIELEGGFERVQAFMEALEIPTLSSNLGDSRTIVTNPNTTTHAKLKPDEKAALGITPGLIRISVGLEHIDDLIADFEQAVAVSADVVRERV, encoded by the coding sequence ATGAAAAAGCAGACCAAAGCCATACGTACCCAGACGCAGCAGACGCAATACCGCGAACACTCGACCCCGCTGTTTCTAACGTCGAGTTTTACGTTTGAAAGCGCCGAACAGGGTAAAGACCTGTTTGAGGAAACCATCGAAGGCAACATCTACAGCCGCTTTTCGAACCCCAACGTCACGGAGTTTGTCGACAAGGTGTGTATGCTGGAAGGGGCCGAAGAAGGTATTGCGACGGCTACCGGTATGGCGGCGGTCTTTGCGTCGATGGCAGGTCTGCTCAAGTCGGGCGATCACATTGTGGCCTGTCGGGCGTTGTTTGGCTCGGCACACCAGATCATCACGCAGATTCTGGCTAAGTGGGGGATCACCCACACGTACCTGGACGCCACCGCCACCGAGGCTGAGTGGGAAGCCGCCATCCAAGCCAATGGCGAACGGCCCGCCGCCCGCATGGTCTACCTCGAAACACCGTCTAATCCCGGCCTGGAACTGGTCGACCTAGCGATGCTCGGGCGGCTGAAAGCCAAGTACGGCTTTATTCTGAACGTCGATAACTGCTTTGCTACGCCCATTCTGCAAACGCCACTGGATTTTGGCGCCGATCTGTCAGTTCATTCAGCCACGAAATACATGGACGGTCAGGGTCGTGTCTTGGGAGGTATCGTTGTCGGGCCCAAAGAATTGATCGCGCCGATTCGCTTTTTTGCCCGCCATACCGGCCCGTCGCTGTCGCCATTCAACGCCTGGACGTTATCGAAGAGCCTCGAAACGCTCGAACTGCGGATGGAACGGCACTGTTCAAACGCATTGGCTTTGGCGCAGGCGCTCGATCAGCATCCCGATGTAGCGACGGTGAAATATCCCTTCCTGCCGTCGCATCCGCAGTATGAGCTGGCCAAAGCCCAGATGAACGCGGGTGGCGCTATCGTCACCATCGAACTGGAGGGCGGCTTTGAGCGGGTTCAGGCGTTTATGGAGGCGCTGGAAATCCCGACGCTCTCCTCGAACCTCGGCGATTCGCGCACCATCGTGACTAACCCCAACACCACGACCCACGCCAAACTGAAACCCGACGAGAAAGCGGCCCTGGGCATCACGCCGGGTCTGATTCGGATCTCGGTGGGCCTTGAACACATCGACGACCTCATCGCTGATTTTGAACAGGCCGTAGCCGTCAGCGCCGACGTCGTGCGCGAGCGTGTGTAG
- a CDS encoding TonB-dependent receptor, whose product MIPFRPLLLIGCLLVLTGQPLLAQAVQLRLEDSLTHQPLAGATVRVQTTPPTGFIADANGLARLPNLPPGITHLLVTLVGYKDTPYVLTLPLPKPDSTLVIQLAAAQAALEEVVVTATRTNRRIEDLPIKVEVLGQEDMDEEAAVVPGNVGSILGDISIIHVQRTSLTTGNQGIRMQGLDPKYTQILRDGLPLFEGFSGNLGVLQIPPLDLKQVEIVKGSASTLYGGGAIGGLINLVSRRPGAEPELTAVLNRSTLRETNLNAYYAQQWNAKAGLTLFSGYTAQPAIDVNGDGYADSPLIKQFTLHPRLFLTPSARTNLNLGYTFIHENRTGGDVDAIYGRDATRTYVVDNQSARHTVDATINQTVSQANTLTGRGTLSFFDRTQVDNGYRFAGRQLSGYAEVADYVEQGPHTMVAGINLTVEQFRKELTDSTRITDYTYRTLGVFVQEDYLITPTITLQGGLRLDQHNVFGTFFLPRLSVLVKPSEHWSVRTSIGTGYKTPNTFANLTGADARTSLSYRYLLPVSVGTRPERSLGLNMDVAYQGTIGDHLTIQLDQAFYYTAISNPVVAVTPAASGLAQTILQNAAYDITSLGTDTYLRMEYDELEFYLGYNHTAVRRGSVVRQGGDITPVGANTFLPYSPRDKFSLTLAYSIPAKWRWGIESSWVGNQYLYDNQRVPNYWFWAAAIERMFGKVSVVLNAENLFNVQQIQYSPVVTGPRNSPTIAPLWAPQEGRIVNLALRYKLHQ is encoded by the coding sequence ATGATACCATTCCGCCCGCTACTGCTTATCGGCTGCCTGTTGGTTTTGACCGGCCAGCCCTTATTGGCTCAGGCTGTCCAACTCCGCCTAGAAGACAGCCTGACTCATCAGCCACTGGCTGGTGCCACCGTGCGTGTGCAAACCACGCCCCCCACTGGATTTATCGCCGACGCGAATGGACTGGCCCGCTTGCCGAATCTGCCACCGGGCATCACCCACCTGCTGGTTACGCTGGTTGGCTACAAAGACACGCCGTACGTGTTGACCCTTCCGTTGCCCAAGCCAGATTCCACACTGGTGATTCAACTGGCAGCGGCGCAGGCAGCGTTGGAAGAGGTTGTCGTGACGGCCACACGTACCAATCGCCGTATCGAAGACCTACCCATCAAAGTGGAGGTTCTGGGCCAGGAAGATATGGACGAGGAAGCGGCTGTGGTACCGGGCAATGTGGGCAGTATACTGGGCGACATTTCCATCATCCATGTGCAACGTACTTCGCTGACGACCGGCAACCAGGGCATACGCATGCAGGGGCTCGACCCCAAGTACACCCAGATTCTTCGCGACGGCCTACCACTGTTCGAAGGTTTTTCGGGTAATCTTGGCGTGCTGCAAATTCCCCCACTCGACCTTAAACAGGTGGAAATTGTGAAAGGATCGGCCTCTACACTGTACGGCGGTGGTGCCATCGGCGGACTTATTAACCTGGTTTCGCGACGACCCGGTGCCGAACCCGAATTAACGGCCGTCTTGAACCGCTCGACCCTGCGCGAAACCAACCTGAACGCCTACTACGCTCAGCAATGGAACGCGAAGGCAGGCTTGACGCTCTTCAGCGGCTATACTGCCCAACCTGCTATTGACGTCAACGGCGACGGCTACGCTGACTCACCACTCATCAAGCAGTTTACGCTGCACCCGCGTCTATTTTTAACGCCCTCGGCCCGGACAAATCTGAACCTGGGGTACACGTTTATCCATGAAAACCGGACCGGTGGCGATGTCGACGCGATTTACGGTCGTGACGCCACCCGTACGTATGTAGTTGATAACCAATCGGCCCGACATACCGTAGACGCAACGATCAACCAGACGGTCAGCCAGGCCAATACCCTGACGGGCCGGGGAACGCTTAGTTTCTTTGACCGCACCCAAGTCGACAACGGCTATCGGTTTGCAGGCAGGCAACTGTCGGGCTACGCGGAAGTGGCTGATTATGTGGAACAAGGTCCGCATACGATGGTAGCCGGTATAAACCTAACCGTCGAGCAGTTCCGCAAAGAGCTGACCGACAGCACACGGATCACCGATTACACGTACCGGACGCTGGGCGTTTTTGTCCAGGAGGATTACCTTATTACGCCTACAATTACCCTGCAAGGTGGCCTGCGTCTGGATCAGCATAACGTGTTTGGAACGTTCTTCCTGCCGCGCTTGTCGGTGCTGGTCAAACCCAGCGAGCACTGGAGCGTACGCACCAGCATTGGGACGGGCTATAAAACGCCCAATACCTTCGCCAACCTGACCGGAGCCGATGCCCGGACCAGCCTCAGCTATCGCTATCTGCTGCCCGTCAGCGTTGGTACGCGCCCCGAACGCTCGCTGGGCCTGAACATGGATGTGGCTTATCAGGGCACGATTGGCGACCACCTGACCATTCAACTCGACCAGGCTTTTTATTACACCGCCATCAGCAACCCCGTGGTGGCCGTCACGCCGGCGGCCAGCGGCCTGGCCCAGACCATCCTGCAAAATGCGGCCTATGACATCACCAGCCTGGGCACCGACACGTACCTGCGGATGGAATACGACGAGCTTGAATTTTACCTGGGCTATAACCACACCGCCGTTCGGCGGGGTAGCGTCGTGCGTCAGGGCGGCGACATTACACCGGTAGGTGCCAACACATTTCTACCCTACAGCCCCCGCGACAAATTTTCGCTTACGCTGGCCTATAGCATCCCTGCTAAATGGCGCTGGGGCATTGAGTCAAGTTGGGTCGGTAACCAGTATCTGTATGACAACCAACGAGTGCCGAACTACTGGTTCTGGGCGGCCGCCATCGAGCGGATGTTCGGTAAGGTCAGCGTGGTGCTGAATGCCGAAAACCTGTTTAACGTGCAACAAATTCAGTATAGCCCGGTTGTAACGGGGCCCCGCAACAGCCCAACCATTGCGCCTTTGTGGGCACCGCAGGAGGGCCGCATTGTCAACCTCGCTCTTCGGTACAAACTGCATCAATAA
- a CDS encoding histidine kinase dimerization/phosphoacceptor domain -containing protein — translation MPYFLLHTNSIMSLCLTIITGSVWLFLLKSSVRTPIRNWLTLFYFAQTAWQFSEIFHYSIHPDYVGSLAYKLLLTGWDLPALALLETAYVQVNYLFIADTYPKERRVMLRAMTILSVLFCVFIAWNEFHNDSNISLLNFAGFLYGTICNSWALIICIRKIFALHRQQHPDSDGIRWLTFVNVIFVVMCVLVVTFGFYSTIGYWTYCSLLWSGNLAQIVVYLNFAAVPINLKAKQIGFAQVTVASILLTVMLVFCPPVDITNLAPRLLQQPSLLKITLLIIGTATINILLLPHLIKKTLTDPVLRLLAGVQHVNAGDLSIQVVQTTQDEVGILTQHFNQMTQSLHNAHAELTRYAQTLEEQVADRTAELRADKARIEEQSMQLQTVMRELHHRVKNNLAIVSGLLSLQLNRLEDQQAMKAFQEGQRRIEAIALIHQRLYQSQELTAIDMGQFVEELTLSTMLAYGYQPGSIKLHINSDVEVLDIDMAVPLSLIINELLTNCFKYAIPNVPDPSLSISLVKQDGLLLEVADNGPGIDIDLWNKPSTSFGKRLIKGLSEQTGGILTVENRMPQCSSRKSTRLHDEPLLVAEQLGTLFRLAIPDLKLMQ, via the coding sequence ATGCCGTACTTTTTACTGCACACGAATTCGATCATGTCGCTATGCCTGACCATCATCACAGGCAGCGTGTGGCTTTTCCTGCTAAAGTCGAGCGTCAGAACCCCCATCCGGAATTGGCTAACTCTCTTTTACTTTGCCCAGACGGCCTGGCAGTTCAGCGAAATTTTTCATTACAGCATCCACCCCGACTACGTTGGGAGCCTCGCCTACAAGTTGCTGCTCACCGGCTGGGACCTGCCCGCGCTGGCGCTGCTCGAAACGGCCTACGTGCAGGTCAACTACCTGTTCATAGCGGATACCTACCCAAAAGAGCGGCGGGTAATGCTGCGCGCCATGACAATTCTGAGCGTGCTTTTCTGCGTGTTCATTGCCTGGAATGAATTTCACAACGACAGCAACATCAGCCTGCTCAACTTCGCGGGGTTCCTGTATGGTACCATCTGCAATAGCTGGGCGCTCATCATCTGCATTCGCAAAATTTTCGCGCTGCACCGTCAGCAGCACCCCGACAGCGACGGTATCCGCTGGCTGACGTTCGTCAATGTCATTTTCGTGGTGATGTGTGTGCTCGTGGTCACCTTTGGTTTCTATTCTACCATTGGTTACTGGACCTACTGCTCGCTACTCTGGTCGGGGAATCTGGCTCAGATCGTGGTCTACCTGAACTTCGCGGCGGTCCCGATTAACCTGAAGGCCAAACAGATCGGCTTCGCTCAGGTGACAGTTGCCTCCATTCTGCTGACGGTCATGCTGGTTTTTTGTCCACCCGTGGATATCACCAACCTGGCACCGCGGCTACTTCAGCAGCCCAGTCTTCTTAAGATCACGCTCCTGATCATTGGCACCGCCACCATCAATATTCTGCTGCTGCCGCACCTGATCAAGAAAACCCTCACCGACCCGGTGCTACGCCTGCTGGCGGGGGTACAGCACGTCAACGCGGGCGATCTGAGCATCCAGGTGGTGCAGACCACGCAGGACGAAGTGGGGATTCTGACGCAGCACTTCAACCAGATGACGCAGTCGCTGCATAATGCCCATGCCGAGCTGACCCGCTACGCCCAAACGCTGGAAGAGCAGGTGGCCGACCGCACCGCCGAACTTCGGGCCGACAAAGCCCGTATCGAAGAGCAATCGATGCAGTTGCAGACGGTCATGCGCGAACTGCACCACCGCGTCAAGAACAACCTGGCGATCGTGTCGGGGCTGCTGAGTTTGCAGCTAAACCGGCTGGAAGATCAGCAGGCGATGAAAGCCTTTCAGGAAGGGCAGCGCCGCATCGAGGCCATCGCCCTGATTCACCAGCGGCTCTATCAATCGCAGGAATTGACGGCCATCGATATGGGGCAGTTTGTGGAAGAGCTAACCCTCAGCACCATGCTGGCCTATGGCTATCAGCCGGGGTCGATCAAACTCCACATCAACAGCGATGTGGAAGTGCTCGACATCGACATGGCCGTCCCCTTAAGCCTGATTATCAATGAGCTGCTAACCAACTGCTTCAAGTACGCCATCCCCAACGTACCTGACCCTAGCCTATCGATTTCGCTGGTGAAGCAGGATGGACTCCTGCTGGAAGTAGCCGACAATGGCCCCGGCATCGATATCGATCTCTGGAATAAACCGTCGACCTCGTTTGGGAAACGGCTCATCAAAGGGCTGAGTGAGCAAACCGGCGGCATACTTACGGTCGAAAACCGGATGCCGCAGTGCTCATCCCGAAAATCGACCCGATTGCACGATGAACCGCTGCTGGTTGCCGAGCAGCTGGGTACGTTGTTCCGGCTAGCCATTCCCGACCTGAAACTGATGCAGTAA
- a CDS encoding DUF819 family protein has protein sequence MLPSPPLLLILSVLLLNIVVCEWLATKPGFRHLGTALLVIILTAIEANLGLVPTGETTLYEGIFSYVAPFSLFVLLLNVNLSDLRRAGLPMLTMFLIGSAGTILGVVVSMWLFRGPQTVGPLHYALAGMFTGTYIGGSINFHAVALHYGVSKAGNLFVAATAADNILTALWMIATLAIPQALQRLRPRRLVNATTHLNNGLFSRDDETVAPSHLALLLALGTGAIVASQAVSSVWSSVPFVLILTTLALVLAQFRAVNRLPGSRLLGLLGVYLFLAVIGAYCDLAALLRDGQLAIVLFGIICTLVLIHALIVFSIGALFRQDWDVLGIASQANIGGATSALALARSLNRPDLQLPAVLVGSLGNAIGTYLGILVAEALRS, from the coding sequence ATGCTGCCATCGCCACCGCTCTTGCTTATCCTCTCCGTTCTGCTGCTAAACATTGTTGTCTGCGAGTGGCTGGCAACCAAACCGGGGTTTCGCCACCTGGGTACGGCCCTGCTGGTGATCATCCTGACGGCCATCGAAGCCAATCTGGGGCTGGTACCAACGGGCGAAACGACCCTTTATGAAGGGATTTTCAGCTACGTAGCCCCGTTTTCGCTCTTTGTGCTCCTGCTCAATGTCAACCTCAGCGATCTGCGGCGCGCGGGCTTGCCTATGCTGACCATGTTCCTGATTGGCTCGGCAGGCACCATCCTGGGCGTGGTTGTGAGTATGTGGCTGTTCCGTGGGCCGCAGACGGTGGGGCCGCTCCATTATGCACTGGCCGGTATGTTCACCGGAACGTACATTGGTGGCAGCATTAACTTTCACGCGGTGGCGCTGCATTACGGGGTATCCAAAGCGGGCAATCTGTTCGTAGCCGCTACCGCCGCCGACAACATCCTGACGGCTCTCTGGATGATTGCGACCCTGGCCATCCCGCAGGCATTGCAACGCCTGCGCCCACGCCGCCTCGTCAACGCGACTACCCACCTCAACAATGGCCTGTTTTCCCGCGACGACGAGACCGTTGCGCCCAGCCACCTGGCACTCCTGCTGGCGCTAGGCACGGGGGCTATCGTGGCGTCACAGGCCGTATCGTCGGTCTGGTCGTCGGTCCCGTTCGTGCTCATTCTCACCACCCTTGCGCTGGTCCTCGCGCAGTTTCGGGCCGTCAACCGATTGCCGGGTAGCCGCCTGCTCGGGCTGCTGGGTGTTTATCTGTTTCTGGCCGTGATTGGCGCTTACTGCGATCTGGCGGCCCTACTTCGCGATGGACAACTGGCCATCGTTCTTTTCGGCATAATCTGTACGCTGGTGCTCATTCATGCGCTGATCGTCTTTAGTATCGGTGCGTTGTTTCGGCAGGATTGGGACGTGCTGGGTATCGCCTCACAGGCTAATATTGGCGGGGCCACCTCGGCGCTGGCGCTGGCCCGTAGCCTGAATCGGCCCGACCTGCAACTTCCGGCGGTGCTGGTTGGTTCACTAGGTAATGCCATCGGAACTTACTTAGGTATTTTAGTGGCTGAAGCGTTGCGGTCGTGA
- a CDS encoding sulfite exporter TauE/SafE family protein, with protein MQSDSALLPDSPPDPQPSLPFNLNGLTVTVQGVAADQQAAALRTAFPAAQVRTQPEAPLWRKRTRTEIAIYLTAALSLMVVGHLLFSYFTLDRLTLLATSVRVEPEFFYFLMAGFVAQMIDGALGMAYGVTATTFLMSVGISPLHATASVHSSEIFTSGVSGYMHLKFGNINSKLFKAVLIPGVIGAALGAWLISELTAFEQYAKALQPIISVYTAFLGILIIRKALIKRIVKKPVKQIGLLAWTGGFLDAIGGGGWGPIVNSTLIASGRHPRYTIGSVNLAEFFISFASSVVFALYVGLGNYGLVILGLILGGSIAAPIAARLAQRLPVKTMMVLVGIVVILVSLRKILLFF; from the coding sequence ATGCAATCAGACTCGGCACTCCTTCCCGATTCCCCGCCCGACCCTCAGCCGTCGTTGCCGTTTAACCTGAACGGGCTGACCGTAACCGTGCAGGGTGTAGCTGCCGATCAGCAGGCGGCCGCCCTACGCACGGCTTTCCCGGCAGCGCAGGTACGTACCCAGCCCGAAGCGCCGCTCTGGCGCAAACGTACCCGCACCGAAATCGCCATTTATCTGACGGCGGCCCTCTCGCTGATGGTGGTGGGGCATCTGCTGTTCAGCTACTTCACGCTCGACCGGCTGACGCTACTGGCCACGTCGGTGCGGGTAGAACCCGAATTTTTCTATTTCCTGATGGCGGGCTTCGTGGCGCAGATGATCGACGGAGCCCTGGGCATGGCCTACGGCGTTACGGCGACCACCTTCCTGATGAGTGTGGGCATCAGCCCGTTGCATGCCACGGCCAGCGTACACAGCTCCGAGATTTTTACGTCGGGCGTGTCGGGCTACATGCACCTTAAGTTTGGCAACATCAACAGCAAACTTTTCAAAGCCGTGCTCATTCCGGGCGTGATCGGCGCCGCGCTCGGGGCGTGGCTAATCTCTGAACTGACGGCCTTCGAGCAGTATGCCAAAGCGCTGCAACCCATCATTTCGGTATACACCGCTTTTCTGGGCATCCTGATTATCCGCAAAGCGCTGATCAAACGGATCGTCAAAAAGCCGGTGAAGCAGATTGGCTTGCTCGCCTGGACAGGCGGCTTCCTCGACGCCATCGGCGGCGGTGGCTGGGGGCCCATCGTCAACTCGACGCTTATCGCCAGCGGTCGGCACCCGCGCTACACCATCGGCTCCGTTAACCTGGCCGAGTTCTTCATTTCATTTGCCTCGTCGGTGGTGTTTGCCCTCTACGTTGGGCTTGGCAACTACGGTCTGGTCATCCTGGGCCTCATTCTGGGTGGCAGCATTGCGGCGCCCATTGCCGCCCGACTGGCCCAACGACTGCCCGTAAAAACCATGATGGTGCTGGTTGGCATCGTGGTCATCCTCGTAAGTTTGCGTAAAATTCTTTTGTTCTTTTAG
- a CDS encoding response regulator, producing the protein MQILSNSQSGRLLIIDDNPDHWAIIQLLLKQQLPNLKTVWLSESQATIAYLEECMAQNQALPTLILLDLYLPKRETGLALLRRIKEANVEYSLIPVVVLSYSDDETDVEAMYQAGCSSYLVKPITVNGWQELIQKIKNYWWDTVTRPHSS; encoded by the coding sequence ATGCAGATACTTTCAAACAGCCAAAGCGGCCGCTTGTTGATCATTGACGACAATCCAGACCATTGGGCCATTATCCAGTTGCTTCTCAAACAGCAACTGCCCAATCTGAAAACAGTGTGGCTGTCGGAGTCGCAGGCGACCATTGCCTATTTGGAGGAATGCATGGCGCAAAACCAGGCGCTACCCACCCTGATTCTGCTGGATCTATACCTGCCAAAACGCGAAACCGGCCTGGCCCTGCTCCGGCGTATAAAGGAAGCCAATGTCGAGTATTCGCTAATTCCGGTTGTGGTGCTGAGCTACTCCGACGACGAAACCGACGTTGAGGCCATGTATCAGGCGGGTTGCTCGTCGTATCTGGTCAAGCCAATTACGGTGAACGGCTGGCAGGAACTGATCCAGAAAATCAAAAACTACTGGTGGGACACGGTCACCCGCCCCCATTCTTCTTAA
- a CDS encoding Gfo/Idh/MocA family protein — MKQALLLLTFLVTQCVMAQSTQKPVRVAISGLTHAHVHEILNRLKRPGLELVGIYETDRNRAQQLAKQYGFDMALVSPSLDAMLDKAKPEAVLDFGAIVDHRKTVEAAAPRGIHIMVEKPLATTYPDAQAMAALARKHKVQLLTNYETTWYGSNHRAYTVAHTDKAIGDIRKIVVHDGHEGPKEIGCNPEFLAWLTDPVGNGAGALFDFGCYGANLSTWLMQGQKPISVEAVTQQIKPDIYPKVDDEATIILTYPKAQAIVQASWNWPFSRKDMEVYGQTGYVHTIDGTRMRARYKGDKAERAMEAPQTEAPATDPFTYLAKLLRGETKPDALTSLENNLIVVQILDAARQSAKTGKAVILK; from the coding sequence ATGAAGCAAGCACTACTTCTATTAACGTTCCTTGTCACTCAATGCGTTATGGCACAGTCGACGCAGAAACCGGTACGCGTTGCCATTTCGGGCCTGACCCACGCTCACGTGCACGAGATACTGAACCGGCTGAAACGTCCTGGTTTGGAACTGGTCGGCATCTACGAGACGGATCGCAACCGGGCGCAGCAACTGGCCAAGCAATACGGTTTCGACATGGCGCTGGTTTCGCCGTCGCTCGACGCCATGCTCGACAAAGCTAAGCCCGAAGCCGTGCTTGATTTCGGCGCGATTGTCGATCACCGCAAAACGGTTGAAGCGGCCGCACCACGGGGTATCCATATCATGGTGGAAAAGCCGCTGGCGACAACGTACCCAGACGCCCAAGCGATGGCCGCGCTGGCGCGTAAGCACAAGGTGCAGCTGCTGACCAACTACGAGACCACCTGGTATGGCAGCAACCACCGCGCCTACACCGTAGCCCATACCGACAAAGCGATCGGCGACATTCGCAAGATTGTCGTCCATGATGGTCACGAAGGCCCCAAAGAGATTGGCTGTAACCCGGAGTTTCTGGCCTGGCTGACCGACCCAGTCGGCAACGGTGCCGGGGCGCTGTTCGACTTTGGCTGCTACGGCGCGAACCTTTCGACGTGGCTCATGCAGGGCCAGAAGCCCATTTCGGTGGAGGCGGTAACCCAGCAGATCAAACCCGACATCTATCCGAAAGTCGATGACGAAGCCACCATCATTCTGACCTACCCAAAGGCACAGGCGATTGTTCAGGCGTCGTGGAACTGGCCCTTTAGCCGCAAAGACATGGAGGTCTATGGCCAGACTGGGTACGTTCACACCATCGACGGGACGCGCATGCGGGCTCGCTACAAAGGCGATAAAGCCGAGCGGGCGATGGAAGCCCCACAGACCGAAGCCCCTGCTACCGACCCGTTTACGTACCTGGCGAAGCTGCTCCGTGGTGAAACCAAACCCGACGCACTTACGTCATTAGAGAATAACCTAATTGTCGTCCAGATTTTAGATGCCGCCCGCCAGTCCGCCAAAACGGGCAAAGCGGTTATCCTGAAGTAG
- a CDS encoding four helix bundle protein → MGINELQVYQLAMTLGEHVWGIVANWDSFAKQTLGNQLVRAADSVAANISEGFGRYHYKENIRFCYIARGSRGSLLETRTWLDKAQRRALLADDLHRQLEQDINTLGVKLNNYLKSLGQKANLTSADHQVSESDVFYRSSHSDSQWDTTNDNE, encoded by the coding sequence ATGGGGATCAATGAGTTGCAGGTTTATCAGTTAGCGATGACGCTGGGCGAGCATGTCTGGGGCATAGTAGCTAACTGGGATTCGTTTGCAAAACAGACCCTTGGCAACCAACTTGTACGGGCCGCTGATTCAGTTGCTGCCAACATTAGTGAAGGCTTCGGGCGCTATCATTACAAGGAGAATATACGATTCTGCTACATTGCCCGGGGCTCCCGGGGCTCATTGCTTGAAACCAGAACCTGGCTTGACAAGGCACAACGGCGCGCATTGCTCGCTGATGACTTGCATCGGCAACTGGAACAGGACATAAACACCTTGGGCGTTAAGCTTAATAACTACCTGAAATCGCTTGGCCAAAAGGCCAATTTGACAAGTGCTGATCATCAGGTCAGCGAATCAGACGTTTTTTATAGGTCAAGTCATTCAGACAGCCAATGGGACACCACAAATGACAATGAATGA
- a CDS encoding phosphoadenylyl-sulfate reductase — MITESVNTSFESLSAQLAGLNEIDALRKLTELFPGQVVFSTSLGYEDQVITDLIATNELPVRLFTLDTGRMFGETYSVWNKTLSRYGLPIETMYPDQRKVEQLMTTKGPYSMYESVENRKECCFIRKVEPLNRALAGQKIWITGIRAEQSANRHDMTQLEWDDAHQLFKFHPLLNWTFDDVKQYVKEHNVPYNPLHDRGFVSIGCQPCTRAIQPGEDFRAGRWWWEDNSKKECGLHTHEEVFKP; from the coding sequence ATGATTACCGAATCAGTCAATACCTCGTTCGAATCGCTCTCAGCCCAACTGGCGGGCCTGAATGAGATCGACGCGCTCCGGAAACTAACGGAGCTGTTCCCGGGTCAGGTCGTATTTTCGACGAGTCTGGGCTACGAAGATCAGGTCATCACCGACCTTATCGCCACCAACGAGCTACCCGTTCGCCTCTTTACGCTGGATACGGGTCGCATGTTTGGCGAAACGTATTCGGTCTGGAACAAGACGCTCAGCCGCTACGGATTGCCCATCGAGACAATGTACCCCGACCAGCGGAAAGTGGAGCAACTGATGACCACCAAAGGCCCCTACAGCATGTATGAGTCGGTGGAAAACCGGAAGGAGTGCTGCTTCATCCGCAAAGTCGAGCCGCTGAACCGGGCGCTGGCGGGCCAGAAAATCTGGATTACCGGCATCCGCGCCGAGCAGTCGGCCAACCGCCACGACATGACGCAACTGGAATGGGACGACGCCCATCAGTTGTTCAAGTTTCACCCGCTGCTCAACTGGACATTCGACGACGTGAAGCAGTACGTGAAGGAACACAACGTACCCTACAACCCCCTTCACGACCGGGGTTTTGTGAGCATCGGCTGTCAGCCCTGCACCCGTGCCATTCAACCCGGCGAAGATTTCCGCGCCGGCCGCTGGTGGTGGGAAGACAACTCGAAGAAAGAATGCGGCCTCCACACGCACGAGGAGGTTTTTAAACCATAG